Within the Dermacentor silvarum isolate Dsil-2018 chromosome 8, BIME_Dsil_1.4, whole genome shotgun sequence genome, the region CCATTTTGATTTCTTTTCCAGAAGTCGGTATAAGGGGCTGAGAAGCGTGGACAGATTAGGCAAGAATTTGTTATAAAACGTAAGCATGCCCAAAAAGGACCGCAGCTCCGTAACATTCCGAGGAGCCGGAGCCAGCTTAATTGCCTCGACGTTCTTCTCCGACGGGTGCAAACCTGCCGCGTCAATTCTATGTCCTAGATACGTAACGGACGCCTCGCCTAGTCGGCACTTGTCCGCCCGGAGCTTGATGCCGTATTCTCTGAAACGCTGTAGAACTGCTTGCAGGTTCGTATTCGGCTTATCATTCGCATCTGCTATTAGGACGTCATCTAAGTATGCTTGAACCCCTGGAAGGCCTTGCAGAACATACTCAATGGTTCTTTAAAAAATTGCAGGTGCGGATGCAATTCCAAATGGCAGTCGATTATAACAGAAGGTGCCCTTGTGAGTGTTTATAATGGCCAATTTACGCGAATCTTTGTCTAGAAGAATTTGGTTGTAGGCATCCCGTAAATCCAAGATGCTGAACTGCTGTCCACCGCGAAGCGTAGCGAAAATGTCGTCAACTACGGGTAAGGGATATCTTTCCATTTCACAGACTGGGTTCAGGGTTACTTTAAAATCACCACAGATGCGAACTGTCCCATCGCTTTTCAATACGGGAACTATCGGGGTTGCCCATTCTGCATAGGAAACAGGCGAAATAATGCCCCTGGCCACGAGTCGGTCTAACTCGGCGGAGACCTTATCTAGCAAAGCGAATGGAACGTTTCTTGCCTTGCAGAACCTTGGTGTTGCTCCGTCTTTTATATGCAGCCGTGCGGGTGGCCCCTTGATGAGTCCCACGCCGTCCATGAAAAGGTCAGCATAACGGTCCATCACAGGTGCAGCTCCTTGACTCTCCAGCTTCACTTCGGCTGACTGCGACACGATGTGAAGAAGCGGCGCCCCTTGTATCTCAAGTTTCTGCAATAATTGTCACGGCTGCAAAGGCTAGGACCTTCGCAGTTTAACACTACGAGATTGCAGTCAACTGTCACTGACTTATAGGAAGCTTGCATTTGCAGAACGCCAAGCACTGGTAGCTTTCCAAGATAACATGAAAGGGTTAACGCAGCCTCACAAAGCGGTGGCCACTTATGACGATGGGCTTCGTATACTGCTTTGGGCACCACGCAGACAGGCGAGCCTGTGTCGATTATCATCTCCAGTGAAATTCCATTCCACGTGACAAGCTTCCGTAGGGGCAGAACCATACATTCATCACTTTTTACTGACCAAATTTGCAATGTATTGCTGCCGCTATCTTCACTTTCCGCTGAACATTCGGTTATCGCCAAGGTTCGATGAAGGGAAATTGTTCGAGAGCATACTCGCGCCAAGTAACCTTGTCGCCCGCATTTGTAACATCGGCGCCTTCGCAGCGAGCACGCAATGGCTTGATGCCCTGTCTGCCACAGCAGTTACATTGGTGCGATAACATGCTCGGCTCATTCCTTATTATTGCGGGTTCCCCTTTCCGCTGAAAGTTGATCCCACCGACGGCGTCACCTTGCCTGTCCATCTGTTGCGAACCTAGCTCTGCGCTTTCTGCTGCTAGAGCAAGTGCTTCGGCTTCCGCAAGAGTCAAGTCCTTCTTCGCTAGCAGCTGTTTCTGCAAGTTTTTCGACCGCACTCCGCAAACGATGCGATCCCTCAGCATTCGCTGCAACATCGAAGAGAAGTTGCAGTTATGGGCTAGCCTACGAATCTCGACGATAAACGCCTGCATAGACTCTCCTTCTTGTTGGTTTCGATGGAAGAACTTGAaactaattgaattgaattgaaactTGAAATGAAATTGAAACTAATTAATTGAATTGAAATTTTGAATTTAGGTTACATTACGGCACAtcttgcaatttacgaattgcaggcggtgagtttgcaagacgtatccacttgaaattaattttcaGGATCACCAGTTTCTATATATTAttccccaaagtgtgggacgaaatacatggacgttccagttacttttgtgcttaattGCATAAAGGAgctttttgtaaaaaaattcaccgacaattatgatactccctaatgcgaaatttgagcgcagatcTATACGTATTttcgtttcgcgatatattggctggctcgGACAATAAAACGGAgctaagtgtggcgcgactgcttcgctaatcgggagatcgcaaagcgtaggcgcgattcacagcagccgccgcggaCCTTCGCTCATGGAGCGCATTGTTTCCGTATGtggtatcgttggacgcgctcgccgcattccatcggtgaacagacgacggctcGATACTCcggcgccatcttgtagcggTCGTCGCCAGTCTTGCGCGGCAGTACGCTCATCCTACACGACTGCCATAGCGCACCGCATAAAACAAGCCTGCCGCCACCTGCGGGATATTTGACGTGTACGTATTTTCGTACACTGGACACCAGGTCACAACATGAGTGGAGCGGGGAATAGGGCGGCCAATGAGGCTGCAGGCGAGAAAATTGGAGAGGACCGCCATCGCAGCCTTGAAGTGAGCCCACCATTGCTGGACCACTCCTATAGCTCCCCGTCATCCGTCGCTGTACCAGACCACCAGATTGCCCGACTGAAGCACGAGAGGAAGGCTCTAGTACGGGAGTCCATTCTTCCTCCATTGCCGCTCGCCTTCCCAGAGCAGCCCAGGTTCTCATCCACAAAGCAAGAGCTAAGGCATCCATTACACCGGATGTTCTGAGCAAGAGGAGAGGAAAAAAAGGTGGGATTCCCCAACTGCCCAGCGATCAACGTCGATCTCAAACATCTGATCTGATCCAGCCACAGCCAACCTCAGGGACGAACACACCCGACCTCTAAGGGTGGCGTCGTACGAAGACTGTGTCGCACCGCAAAGAGACGCCACCAGAAGAATTAACGCTTTGCTGTCCTTTGCTAAGGACAGCAAAACGCTCTGTAAAAACGCATAAGGAAGGAATGCCATTCAGGACGATTGTGACTGAGCAACATTCATGGCAAGTAGCCCTCTCTAGATGTCTGCAAAAGCACCTCAAGTTGCTTCAAGTGAATGACCCTTATCTTGTCGCCAATTCGGAAAGTGTCTTAGATTACCTTTCCAAGTGTGAGTATCCCCAGCAGCCTCTGTACACCTTTTCTATCGATGTTGTAGATCTGTTTTATTCGATCCCGCAAAGCCAACTTGTATGCGCTGTTCGAGAAAGCATCGATGACTTTGGTCCCGTTACCTTTCAGAATTCCACTGGTTTGTACATCGACAATTTTATTGAATTGTTAACATTTTACCTGTCATCTACCACAGTCGATTTTAATCATAACCCTGTCCTTCAAGAGGAGGGGATTTGTATTGGTTGATGTATTGCCCCTGTACTAAGTGATCTCTTTTTATCGTTTTGTGACAAGCGTATTTCTACGTGCCTTGACACCGCTTGCGCAATTTTTAGGTATGTCGATGACTACTTAGTTATCCTGAGGGATGTACGACCTGACACTTCTGAGGAGCTTGTGAAACAAGTGCTAGGTATTTTTGAAGCTTGTGGCAAAGGGCTCCAATTCACTTTTGAGTTACCTGTAGAGGGATACCTCCAGTTTCTTTATGTTTGTATCATGATGCATGACGGTCAGGTTTGCTGGAGATACCATCCACGGTCCAAAAAACCAGTTCTAAGCTTCAATTCGGCCCATTCCAAGATTGTGAAAAGGGGTATTGCAAAAAACTGCATGCGCGCTGCTCTCAAAAAATCTTGCGACCATCAGGTTGCGTGCAGCCTTCAGCTCCAAGTGCTACGCCTGCACAATGCTGGCTTTTCCGCGGAATTGCTAGCTTTCCATTGCAGGAAGCCTGATTAAAGAAACCAATTCGGGGAATTTGACAAGCCACAATCAgcctgagccgctattctggacattccgccattttcttcgaggcgtgacgtaggcgcgacgcttacaaaatggcgctgatggccccgttttgctttcgtaacgtgacgcaaatttgacgtttcgcctaagaaactgtaatgtaggaattgaacctagcgttcttgataaaggaaaacagttttcctccccagtaaaaataaagcagctagctcaaagcgtacgattattccatcaaaatcgtttctcgcttccgtcgtctgcatgcgcacaggctgtcgtctgcttgattagctaggatgcgtgtcgtctggaaacggaatgagtcatcgtatattggtgcCCACGCGCTTGCCTTCTACCTtaagacaacatacgcgacctactagtgatgatgagcgcacgctctaggccgcgttatcgctatctcgtgaaacgcaagtgactcagcccgactcgtctggctgagaagcggccgaatatcatcgatagcgttgcgcgcgccacaggtattcGCTTGCGCGACGTAAttaagcgccggcactgccatctcttgttcacttcgctgcttgctcgcaccgcgagaggaaacttcaagacgccgccttgcgtacatttatttttataaattaaaaagtcgccattgtcatagcctttgatgacgcgaaaagacattaatattgattacaatacaaacgcagtggcgaaaagtgcaaaaagtcgcaagaagtttgctagtttcaaccaatattatttcaaataaacgtgttattaataaaaatgatggttcaaaacacaaatgccaacaccacccaagagcgatgcaaatgctatgagcacgcgttgtgagcaaaagatttccatggccccaaatgacagggaaaatgcggcgatacgcatgcctctcgactgccattgcatatggccgtatggccgctcattaccataattcgcgcgactcgtcgcaccacaaattatggcggaaaatctctgcaatggcggcccagcgcaacgtcacccaacgtcaaattgacgtttacgaaacagcccttcctgtgacacTCCTCACgacatattccttcagccaatgaacaagctgacatgccggctatcttggaacgccaccacatattcgcgaaattgcagatacattgcacgggcttctgcacgctaccgtccactttctttttaaagcgctaaagtcgcaatataggtgccaaggaacacaaaaaagtattagtcgataaaacttgcagcttcacgtcacgtttcgtcattctgacgaaaacgcaaaattgcattttgcaaaacttccgtttcccggcccaaatttcaaaacacgtgacctctgaacagccaatgagacagccaagatggcggataatggcggccatgcagccgccatgcgtgtccagaatagagcccctgaTCACAAAAAGGCGCGGCCTGTGATTTTGCCCTACGTTCATGACTTGTCCCACCGCCTCAAGAAGGTTGCGGGGAAATGTGGCATCCCGGTCGCCTTTTCGGCACCTGGTAAGCTGGCACGTATGTGCAATGCCGTGAATGGCACGTCCAAGGCCGACTGCACAACAAAGCACACGACCCGTTTCATGGAGTGCAGAGTGGGCGTAGTGTACCGCATCCCACTTTCTTGTGGTAGATGCTATGTCGGCCAGACCGGCCGCTGCGTCAACGACAGATTAGGGAGCATCGCGCGGCTGTTAACTCATTGGCGGGGGGCGGACATTTGGCAGATCACTCTAGGCGGTGCACTGCCGCCTCATGCAAGCCTGACTTTGAGGGCACACGTGTCCTGCGCAGTTTTTCGACACAGCAAGCAAGGGAGATCTTTGAAGCCCTGTGTATCAATACCGAAGCTAATAAATGTGTCAGCGCACCTTCACTGGCCTTGCAGGCAAAAGAAAAAACGTATCTAAAGCGAAACGTGAATTTCTTTCGCTGATAAATCTGCCTGATGGATTTTGTATTTTTCTGCGGTGGTATATATGCTGCTGTTTATGTCATTAAACCTTCAGTTAGATGTCTAGCACCCGTCCAGTGTAATTGactcttctttgtgttcccgtccatctGCGCTagttacgatgtctaagttcagttacaaccaactagcccaattttaTGCTTTAAATAGGCATCCTTCCTTTCACCTGATCCCTTACCCCTATCTTAGGCCACGGGCTATCCGTTCTAATAAAACTTTCAATCAATTTTCGATCTtttcacactttcgccataccctctgtTGAAGATCATTTCTGACAGGCGGCGATGGGCGGGAGAATAAGAAAAGGAGGAAGAGGGATGGCACGAGCAATAGAATTACAGATGGAAAGCTTGGGCTAGTGTTCGGGTCTTTATTACGCGACATTTCTTTTGGTGCCGAAAAGCCCCGGTAATCGCCCTTCCAAGACTTTTAGCTTCGATGGCATCCGTAGAGAAGCTGCGCAAGAACCGTGGCGTCGTCAGGGCCAGCGTCACGAACACTATTACGCTCCTGACCGATGAACTGCAGGTCTCCGTTCCCGATGCCTCCCAGTTGAACTCTCACGTTACCTACCTTGTTCAGAAGAACGCGGAGCTCGGCAGCCTCGACAAGCAAATCTTCGACGCCACTGACGACGACGCTTACGAGGAAAAACTCGAGGCAGCAGCCGAATGCGACCGAAAGGTCTCTTACGCGGTGTCCCAAGCGCGGTTCTTTCTTCGAGAGCTTGCGAAgcaaacgacgacgacgagtgcCTCAAGTCTGGACGCAACTCCACCGAAGGCCGACGCCGGTAGTGACCGGACCTCAGCAGAAAATGAGGCTAGTGACTCTTCACCTCGCATACTAACAGAGACAATAACTCCCAGTCACGGGACCGTGCCGCGTCATCGCACAGTGGTCCTGCCGAAACCGCAAATTCCTACGTTTTCACGCGCACTTCGCGATTGGCAGTCCTTCTGGGATCACTTTAGTGCCACCGTCCATCTGAACACAAAGCTTTCGCCCATAGAGAAATTGAAGTACTTATCTTATTGACTGACACAGCCAAGAGAGCAATCGACTGACTGAAGAAAATTATAGCATTGCCATCAAAATTTTGACAGCGATTTGGTCGATGCGACTTGCTCATCAACGAGCATGTTGACCACTTTCTCGCCTTGTCACCAGTCAAGTCTTTGGCAGAGGAAAACTTCGGCTGCTCTACGACAAGGTCCAGTTTCGGCTCTCCGCATTGACCGCTTTGGGCGTCTCATCTGATCAATACAACGTAGTCCTCAACCGCGTGCTGATGAAGTGCCTGCCCGACTACCTCGCTATACTCATCGCCAGAAGTCTAAGGAAACGTCGCAGGACACGTCAGGTGACATGAATCCTCAAGAGAGAGCTCGGCAGGCTGCATAAGTGCTAAGTTTTCTGCGCGTCCAGATTGAGATAAGAGAGGAGGGCAGGCCAGGGCGCGGGGCTTCAGCATCCTCACGTTTCCTAACTGAAGATGACGTCCTACCAACCCTAGTACTAATAGGACAACAGCTGCCGACGGCGTCTGCGCTTGCCACCGAGTCTGTTGCAGTTACGGAAGAAGCGTGCCCCTTATGCAACAgttggtcgtcataccatcgCGGAATGCAACGTCCAACTTTCtgcggatgaaaaaaaaaatggcttggtTGCGCAGTATTCAATATTGCTACCGTTGCGGCAGGATCAATCACGTGGCACGTCTTTGCCGACGGTCGCGCAGCATCATGTGCAAGGTCGATCCAactggtcgcgaagcttcgggcgaaaagtggtgcagaacaaattgtcaccgacatcagcaagggtggttatgggagcagcgattgaggcgcgactatgtttggagggaacaaacattgggaaagacaaaagcgttttttaattacagcgatacacagttagattcattcaacgaaaataaaattcgtaatcaattttatatatgcatggcgagaaaagaacaactctattttacttgatcattatcaataaataccttttttcagcgcccaccgcacgagcgcccaccgatagcggcgggcgttgacgccgctatcatagagtaacatacggattacaagagtggccactcgagcctaaaagcggccgagctacgcagcttcatgccgcccgctagagggcaatacaacactcactgtctccaagggaacgcgcgtactacttatctattgcagtaacttttctatagtgcactatacgtctacttgtatatgtggctgtagacgtagacgttatcaacgggatcagccggccgtgagtgctggatgataagactagtataaaaaataacgcatcgctacaaaatat harbors:
- the LOC119461913 gene encoding uncharacterized protein LOC119461913, with the translated sequence MASVEKLRKNRGVVRASVTNTITLLTDELQVSVPDASQLNSHVTYLVQKNAELGSLDKQIFDATDDDAYEEKLEAAAECDRKVSYAVSQARFFLRELAKQTTTTSASSLDATPPKADAGSDRTSAENEFNQVIHNNGALTDVDKFTYLRSVLTGDAALAIAGLPATASCYSDALDILKRRFAKDDLIIQDHMQRLIDLQPVRSPNDLRGLRSLYDTVQSQTRALKTLREQCDSERTVHHRRPRVAASGGKPG